In the genome of Leptospira tipperaryensis, one region contains:
- a CDS encoding PhoX family protein, producing the protein MTLTRSQFLEYLGKGIGALALAKSGSLFGSGKRTHNKPSIPSVKNSFPKFKPISASDQDSLILPEGYRYSTIALFGDRINPQGDTFGFNSDFNCYLPFNGKKNSGLLWNNHETLGVLEYYVNGYDSQKQGPNLRTDKQIEQYLYALGGSVLRVSKENGEWKMSPDSKYGRRINGLTEFRLTGPGAGSPALGNTNRAFGTFANCAGGTTFWNTILSCEENVEWVIEPCKLPNETHYGWVIEVDPFDPKSTPVKHTALGRFSHENAALVLSPEGKLVVYMGDDARDQFVYKYISKNSYDPSLGAGNSSLLEEGILYAANFEKGIWISLDLETNEVLRNSKLENGKARFTSQADVLVYCRDAAKICGATPMDRPEDIEIHPIDGTVFIAMTNNDSHGNLFGQIVRIQEKSGNHAGLEFDFEVFAAGGRGSGFAAPDNLAFDKQGNLWMVTDVSQKNLNRSVYKKFGNNGMFVIPTTGPESGKAFQFASAPIGAELTGLWFTPDEKELFVSVQHPGETTKDYQNPTSHWPHGGNSIPKSGVIAIYLK; encoded by the coding sequence ATGACACTGACTCGATCCCAGTTTTTAGAATACTTAGGGAAGGGAATCGGAGCGCTCGCTCTTGCAAAGTCCGGCAGCCTTTTTGGTTCCGGCAAACGCACTCATAACAAACCTTCCATTCCATCGGTCAAAAATTCTTTTCCTAAGTTTAAACCGATCTCCGCGAGCGACCAAGATTCTTTGATCCTTCCCGAAGGATATAGATACAGTACGATCGCGCTCTTCGGAGACCGTATCAATCCGCAAGGAGATACTTTCGGTTTTAATTCGGACTTCAATTGTTATCTTCCGTTTAACGGAAAGAAGAACAGCGGACTTCTCTGGAACAATCACGAAACCCTCGGAGTTTTAGAATACTACGTAAACGGTTATGATAGTCAGAAACAAGGACCGAATCTAAGAACTGACAAACAGATCGAACAGTATTTGTATGCGTTAGGCGGTTCCGTTTTGAGAGTCTCCAAAGAGAACGGAGAATGGAAGATGTCTCCGGATTCAAAATACGGAAGAAGAATCAACGGCCTCACCGAGTTTCGTCTGACGGGGCCCGGGGCGGGAAGTCCCGCGCTTGGAAATACCAATCGTGCCTTCGGAACCTTTGCCAACTGCGCGGGAGGAACGACATTCTGGAACACGATTCTTTCTTGCGAAGAAAACGTGGAGTGGGTGATCGAACCTTGTAAACTTCCGAATGAAACCCACTACGGATGGGTGATCGAAGTCGATCCGTTTGATCCAAAGTCCACTCCCGTAAAACACACCGCGCTCGGAAGATTCTCGCATGAAAACGCGGCCTTGGTTCTTTCGCCGGAAGGGAAACTCGTCGTCTATATGGGCGACGACGCGAGGGATCAATTTGTCTATAAATATATATCAAAGAATTCTTATGATCCATCTTTGGGAGCCGGGAACTCGAGCCTTTTGGAAGAAGGGATTCTCTACGCGGCCAATTTTGAAAAAGGCATTTGGATTTCTCTGGATCTGGAAACTAATGAAGTATTAAGAAATTCTAAATTAGAAAACGGTAAGGCACGATTTACGTCCCAGGCTGACGTTCTTGTCTATTGCAGGGACGCGGCAAAAATTTGCGGAGCGACTCCGATGGATCGGCCGGAAGACATCGAGATTCATCCGATCGACGGAACCGTTTTTATCGCAATGACGAACAACGATTCTCACGGAAATCTTTTCGGACAAATCGTACGAATCCAGGAAAAATCGGGGAATCACGCCGGATTAGAATTTGATTTTGAGGTTTTTGCCGCAGGTGGACGCGGATCCGGATTTGCTGCTCCCGACAATCTCGCGTTTGACAAACAGGGAAATCTTTGGATGGTTACCGACGTTTCTCAGAAGAATCTAAATCGTTCCGTATATAAGAAATTTGGCAATAACGGAATGTTTGTAATTCCGACCACGGGACCGGAATCGGGGAAGGCCTTTCAATTTGCTTCGGCCCCGATCGGAGCCGAACTCACAGGGCTCTGGTTTACCCCCGATGAAAAGGAATTATTTGTTTCGGTGCAACATCCCGGAGAAACTACAAAGGACTATCAAAATCCCACGAGTCACTGGCCTCACGGTGGGAATTCGATACCGAAGTCCGGGGTAATTGCAATTTATCTAAAGTAG
- a CDS encoding NAD(+)/NADH kinase produces the protein MALERLQSVKRVLILGKRTKFELDLEEWGSHEILEKIYKLQNDSFSKIHESHLRQVSNRETLIQLFPESTFIFRESMEEFPPSSYDLVIALGGDNHFTYVAHHAVDTLVLGCNSDPPTSVGALLSFHVEDIQDALKTGWKNARIEEWPLIEVKIHYPDGRKVSTLQGISEISIRNNSPDLTSRFFICHGKEMEEQKCSGLLVYTGAGSTGWVMSCENKDTSFDKQSPVFKVYCRELRKKEHTRYTLDHFTVTDSFSLISEMKGGISIDSLAETIYDFPPGAKADFKLSEKKLHVVVRKL, from the coding sequence ATGGCTTTGGAGAGATTACAGTCTGTCAAACGAGTCCTCATTTTAGGAAAACGAACCAAGTTCGAATTGGATTTGGAAGAATGGGGTTCTCACGAAATTCTTGAAAAAATCTATAAACTCCAGAACGATTCTTTTTCCAAAATTCACGAATCCCATCTCAGACAGGTCTCCAATCGAGAAACTCTCATACAACTCTTTCCCGAAAGCACCTTTATCTTTCGTGAATCTATGGAAGAATTTCCGCCTTCCTCTTACGACCTCGTAATCGCTCTCGGAGGCGACAATCATTTTACCTATGTGGCGCATCACGCAGTCGATACTCTCGTCCTAGGATGTAATTCCGACCCTCCTACGTCCGTGGGCGCCCTCCTTTCTTTTCACGTCGAAGACATCCAGGACGCCCTGAAAACCGGTTGGAAAAACGCAAGGATTGAAGAATGGCCCTTAATCGAAGTTAAGATCCATTATCCGGACGGAAGAAAGGTCAGCACTCTACAGGGAATCAGCGAGATTTCGATCCGAAACAACAGCCCCGATCTTACGAGCCGATTTTTTATTTGCCACGGGAAAGAGATGGAAGAACAGAAATGTTCCGGGTTACTTGTCTATACGGGCGCGGGTTCCACGGGTTGGGTTATGTCCTGTGAAAACAAGGATACAAGTTTTGACAAACAATCTCCCGTTTTTAAAGTCTATTGTAGAGAGCTTCGGAAAAAGGAACACACCCGCTATACTCTGGACCATTTTACGGTCACGGATAGTTTTAGTTTAATTTCCGAAATGAAGGGCGGAATTTCGATCGATTCACTTGCGGAAACGATTTACGATTTTCCCCCCGGCGCAAAAGCTGATTTTAAACTCTCTGAAAAAAAATTACATGTAGTGGTTCGTAAATTATGA
- a CDS encoding SpoIIE family protein phosphatase — MSFRQKIFLILSASQLFLVLILAFTFIQMIDRVKNEPQDKRAFDKSVDFQKELRHKEETIRFMLKELERNSKTLSILESGSNNRALLDSQREYFLGIMKQYDLSIFEVISSSGKVVYRFHRPADFGDDKSKQKIVQEALNGKIASTLELGHSGLGLRVTSPLRNGSLVLVGQVVDQKFTENITGSTDVHMAIYEKDKQISVSGDQIQNYLKNHPLTVLKNGSRFAFDGKYYYLTRIPYENKGLTNLALEFVLMIDETELHTTTQNLWIYCGLLALSIFIGILLVSYLFSRDIINAVKALNFAMKNPSEDETTIIDLDRTDELGQMGEVFVHMKKELLDHQLSLERKVEEKTQELQDTLSEVQALKEKQDGDYYLTSLLIQPLTALRYSDENTKIESILKQKKEFQFRTKNSEIGGDLCSIQEITLMGKDYLVILNADAMGKSIQGAGGALVMGTVFKAIITRTQLSRSNQKKTPEKWLKDCYTELQNVFVTFDGSMLVSAVIALFDQETGALYSINAEHPWMVLYRDGKANFLDHELLLRKIGFTENAPEPIIRVFKLEPNDFVFIGSDGRDDLLLKRPGSEETFMNEDETLFLRLVELANGDLGDLEKLLHHAGEITDDLSIMKIAYKTEAELPLQKIPSAGDEYNRLVKEGIQEIRKKNLTVTRELFEKALAISDADPGLFKQLARICINQKDFSAAAGYSESYVTKFPFDNEFLYYTSFTLRKIKEYSKAIEFSERLRSREPENIRNLKHLVELYRLVGNRSKFRFIMTNLKALVAEKEARDEDYDQDISSETILV; from the coding sequence ATGAGTTTCCGACAAAAAATATTTTTAATCCTCAGCGCAAGTCAGTTGTTCCTTGTTCTCATTCTCGCGTTTACTTTCATCCAGATGATCGACCGAGTCAAGAACGAACCTCAGGACAAACGTGCCTTCGACAAATCCGTAGACTTTCAAAAAGAACTCAGGCATAAGGAAGAAACGATTCGTTTTATGCTGAAGGAACTAGAACGAAATTCGAAAACACTTTCGATCTTAGAATCCGGTTCCAACAACCGCGCTCTCTTGGATTCTCAAAGAGAATACTTTCTCGGGATTATGAAACAATACGACCTCTCGATCTTTGAAGTGATCTCTTCTTCCGGAAAGGTAGTCTATCGTTTTCACAGACCCGCGGATTTCGGAGACGATAAGTCCAAACAGAAGATCGTGCAAGAAGCGCTTAACGGTAAGATCGCATCCACTCTCGAACTCGGTCACAGCGGCCTCGGACTTCGTGTAACGTCGCCTCTGCGAAACGGTTCCTTGGTGTTAGTGGGACAAGTCGTGGATCAAAAGTTCACGGAGAATATCACCGGGTCTACGGACGTCCACATGGCGATCTATGAAAAGGACAAACAGATCTCCGTCTCCGGCGATCAAATCCAAAATTATCTAAAAAATCATCCGCTCACCGTTCTCAAAAACGGTTCCCGTTTCGCCTTTGACGGAAAGTATTACTACCTCACGAGAATTCCATACGAGAACAAAGGCCTTACCAATCTTGCACTTGAATTCGTTCTTATGATCGACGAAACGGAACTTCATACAACGACTCAAAATCTCTGGATCTATTGCGGTCTTTTGGCCCTTTCGATCTTTATAGGAATTCTTCTCGTATCGTATCTTTTTTCGAGAGATATCATCAACGCCGTAAAAGCGTTGAACTTTGCGATGAAAAATCCTTCCGAAGACGAAACGACGATCATCGACTTAGATCGTACGGACGAACTCGGTCAGATGGGAGAGGTTTTTGTTCACATGAAAAAAGAACTCCTGGATCACCAGCTTTCTCTGGAAAGAAAGGTTGAAGAAAAAACCCAGGAGCTTCAGGACACTCTGAGCGAAGTCCAAGCCTTAAAAGAAAAACAGGACGGAGATTATTATCTCACGTCGCTTCTCATTCAACCTCTGACGGCTCTTCGTTATTCCGATGAAAACACAAAGATAGAATCCATTCTCAAGCAAAAAAAAGAATTCCAGTTTCGTACGAAGAATTCGGAGATCGGAGGAGATCTCTGTTCCATCCAAGAAATCACTCTGATGGGAAAGGATTATCTCGTGATTCTCAACGCGGACGCGATGGGAAAATCGATCCAAGGCGCCGGCGGAGCGTTGGTGATGGGAACCGTGTTTAAGGCCATCATCACAAGAACCCAACTCTCTCGTTCCAATCAGAAAAAAACTCCTGAGAAATGGTTAAAGGACTGTTATACGGAACTCCAGAACGTCTTTGTCACGTTCGACGGAAGTATGCTCGTTTCCGCGGTCATCGCGTTATTCGATCAGGAAACGGGAGCCTTGTATTCGATCAACGCGGAACATCCTTGGATGGTTCTCTACAGAGACGGAAAGGCGAATTTTCTCGATCACGAACTTCTCCTCCGCAAGATCGGTTTTACCGAAAACGCTCCGGAGCCGATCATCCGAGTTTTTAAACTCGAACCGAACGATTTCGTTTTTATCGGTTCGGACGGAAGAGACGATCTCCTTTTAAAAAGACCCGGATCGGAAGAAACGTTTATGAACGAGGACGAAACCCTATTCTTAAGATTGGTCGAACTTGCAAACGGGGATCTCGGAGATCTGGAAAAGCTCCTCCATCACGCGGGAGAAATCACAGACGATCTTTCCATTATGAAAATTGCATATAAAACCGAAGCCGAACTTCCACTTCAAAAAATTCCTTCCGCAGGAGACGAATACAATCGCCTTGTAAAGGAAGGAATTCAGGAAATTCGAAAAAAGAATCTGACGGTCACCCGAGAACTTTTTGAAAAGGCGCTTGCGATCAGCGACGCGGATCCGGGACTTTTCAAACAACTCGCGAGAATTTGTATCAACCAAAAGGATTTTTCCGCGGCGGCGGGTTATTCCGAAAGTTACGTGACTAAATTCCCGTTCGATAACGAATTCTTATATTACACTTCTTTTACGTTGCGGAAGATCAAAGAATATTCGAAAGCGATCGAATTCTCCGAAAGACTTCGTTCCCGCGAACCGGAAAATATCCGCAATCTAAAACATCTCGTGGAACTCTACAGACTCGTCGGGAATCGTTCCAAGTTTCGGTTTATCATGACAAACTTAAAGGCCCTCGTCGCGGAAAAAGAAGCAAGAGACGAAGACTACGATCAGGATATTTCTTCGGAAACGATCTTGGTTTAA
- a CDS encoding BatD family protein has protein sequence MKRILFVLFFFLTFALGAEEIKFYVTRNMFPIGEESYAVFEMDLNSKYTIPQNSFSNGDLTVFYAGVEENTTIINFQVFRKRLLKFRIKPSKQGTFVLPPLSIEVNGKTFTPSSVQVQVLARTQTAKSRGGSFFDRFFQFEGEDLPENADLRVLFQTSKKQAWVGEPIIGYFTLYYRDVRKPYFDRNPADSIQFPYFRSEVLSGVAVKIPEQILYEGNVYDVAVYNKEIYSLIPLRPGDFYLGKTTFSLEGQLQSYFNVKTVSTIPNQIAVRPLPKYEGNFSGGVGKFKTQVRIKNDPYGIAVGDTLYLTVTVEGEGNLSSITDPFSSTCNSGKNCFPRATLYDTHRSWKFTELENSGYGFYSTARFEYGIPMTQKGIWKEESKVFVYFDPDSGSYKTANLEFPSVEVLSESKKKKIPIDEKREEEFSSHSSKRFLFVSLGLLFFLAISFSIWIRWKKPETTYGFLEWIPGIFLLTGVPILKELDLLVGIKRGLVLKQSLLSKGISEPDASFLANISRTESNFVEISHRLNSDGKKNLLRIAKTIVKKLKEET, from the coding sequence GTGAAACGAATTCTTTTCGTCCTATTTTTTTTCTTAACGTTTGCGCTCGGCGCGGAAGAAATCAAATTCTACGTTACGCGAAACATGTTTCCAATCGGAGAAGAATCCTATGCGGTCTTCGAGATGGATCTCAATTCCAAATACACAATCCCTCAAAACTCTTTTTCCAACGGAGACCTGACCGTCTTTTACGCGGGCGTCGAAGAGAATACAACGATCATCAATTTTCAAGTCTTTCGAAAAAGACTTTTGAAGTTTAGAATCAAACCTTCCAAACAAGGAACGTTCGTTCTTCCTCCGCTCAGCATCGAAGTCAACGGTAAAACGTTCACACCGAGTTCCGTCCAAGTGCAGGTCCTCGCGAGAACACAAACCGCGAAGAGTAGAGGCGGATCTTTTTTCGATCGTTTCTTTCAGTTTGAAGGAGAAGACCTTCCGGAAAACGCGGATCTTCGCGTGTTGTTTCAGACGAGTAAAAAACAAGCCTGGGTCGGAGAACCGATTATCGGGTATTTTACGCTTTATTATCGCGACGTCCGTAAACCTTACTTCGATCGTAATCCCGCGGACTCGATTCAGTTTCCTTATTTTAGAAGCGAAGTCCTTTCGGGAGTCGCCGTAAAAATTCCCGAACAAATTTTATACGAAGGAAACGTCTATGACGTCGCCGTTTACAATAAGGAAATCTATTCTCTCATTCCCCTTCGTCCCGGAGATTTTTATCTCGGAAAGACCACGTTCTCCTTGGAAGGACAACTACAATCCTACTTTAACGTAAAGACGGTTTCTACGATTCCGAATCAGATCGCGGTTCGTCCTCTTCCGAAATACGAAGGAAATTTTAGCGGAGGAGTGGGGAAGTTTAAGACTCAGGTGAGAATCAAAAACGATCCCTACGGAATCGCCGTCGGAGATACTCTCTATCTCACTGTAACCGTCGAAGGAGAAGGGAATCTTTCCTCGATCACCGATCCTTTTTCTTCCACATGTAACTCCGGAAAAAATTGTTTTCCCCGCGCAACGTTGTATGACACACATAGGTCTTGGAAATTTACGGAATTGGAAAACTCGGGTTACGGATTTTATTCCACGGCCCGATTTGAATACGGAATTCCGATGACTCAAAAAGGGATTTGGAAAGAAGAATCCAAAGTTTTTGTCTATTTCGATCCGGATTCCGGAAGTTATAAAACCGCAAATTTAGAATTCCCGTCCGTGGAAGTGTTGAGCGAATCCAAAAAGAAAAAGATTCCGATCGACGAAAAGAGGGAAGAAGAATTCTCATCTCATTCTTCGAAGCGGTTTTTATTTGTATCATTGGGTCTTTTGTTTTTTCTCGCGATTTCTTTTTCGATCTGGATCCGTTGGAAAAAACCGGAGACGACTTACGGCTTTTTGGAATGGATCCCGGGAATCTTTTTACTCACGGGTGTCCCGATCTTAAAAGAGCTTGACTTACTGGTAGGAATCAAAAGAGGCTTGGTATTAAAGCAATCTCTGCTGTCAAAGGGGATCTCTGAACCGGACGCTTCCTTTCTGGCAAACATTTCCCGGACGGAATCCAACTTTGTCGAAATCTCCCATCGATTAAACTCCGATGGAAAAAAGAATTTGCTTCGAATCGCAAAGACGATCGTTAAAAAATTAAAGGAGGAAACTTAA
- a CDS encoding ATP-binding protein — protein sequence MSPEEKRIQELEDENKKLKRQIENTAQSPYLKKGMASVRYYARIFREEIVENEIRGRIDESLGTLYEIKNFVHRYSSLAGLDPDTIRIIATEATQNIVEHGQGKYAEIELELHNEVVNPFFKMSFKHEMKPGMKYTLSQINENVKKGDFSSELFDIESSRGRGEFLMKELADERRVLNGVEITPEGNKVHYFKRVLINYRDPKGPRDVTSFDEIKEEIDRLDPEEALCYFHIDHRKSKLSSVTIVVTASRETKLRTIMEEAGFYLVHKDKYYRAVFCSFEPTREFTPGELENLFEKVRKQVEIEKE from the coding sequence ATGTCCCCAGAAGAGAAACGAATTCAAGAATTAGAAGATGAAAACAAAAAACTCAAACGGCAAATCGAAAACACGGCTCAGTCCCCTTATTTAAAAAAGGGAATGGCCAGCGTAAGATATTACGCGAGAATTTTTCGAGAAGAAATCGTCGAGAACGAGATCCGAGGAAGGATCGACGAAAGTTTGGGAACCCTATACGAGATTAAAAATTTCGTGCACCGTTATTCGTCGTTAGCCGGATTGGATCCGGATACGATCCGGATCATCGCAACCGAGGCCACGCAAAATATCGTGGAACACGGACAGGGAAAATACGCCGAAATCGAATTAGAATTACATAATGAAGTAGTAAATCCGTTTTTTAAGATGTCTTTCAAACACGAGATGAAACCCGGGATGAAATACACTCTTTCTCAGATCAACGAGAACGTAAAAAAAGGGGATTTTTCCTCCGAACTCTTTGATATAGAAAGTTCTCGGGGTAGGGGAGAGTTTTTGATGAAAGAACTCGCGGACGAAAGAAGGGTCTTGAACGGCGTAGAAATCACTCCGGAAGGTAATAAGGTCCATTATTTCAAAAGGGTTTTGATCAATTATAGAGATCCAAAGGGGCCGAGAGACGTAACGAGCTTCGACGAGATCAAAGAAGAAATCGATCGTCTGGATCCGGAAGAAGCCCTTTGTTATTTTCATATCGATCACAGAAAGAGCAAGTTGTCTTCGGTGACGATCGTAGTCACCGCTTCCAGAGAAACCAAACTCAGAACCATAATGGAAGAAGCCGGATTCTATCTCGTGCATAAGGATAAGTATTACAGAGCCGTGTTTTGTTCTTTTGAGCCGACCCGTGAATTTACACCCGGAGAATTGGAGAACTTGTTTGAAAAGGTCCGCAAACAAGTGGAGATCGAAAAGGAATGA
- the htpG gene encoding molecular chaperone HtpG, whose product MSEEIKGRISVETENIFPIIKKWLYSEKDIFIRELVSNASDAITKLRKISLSEEFEGGTDYRIDLDFDQEKRTLTIEDNGIGMSSEEVQKYINQIAFSSAEEFVKKFQGEGGKPEIIGHFGLGFYSCFMVSSKVIIETKSYKNGSTGVVWESESGTDFSLRASDKATRGTKITLHLDGDSGEYLDQWKLKELIRKYCDFLPVSIYVKTEQANKQTPLWSETPASVTKEKYEEFYNYLFPFSGEPLFHVHLNVDYPFRLQGILYFPKLKHELDVNQSGIKLYCNHVFVSDDANELVPKFLTVLKGTIDIPDLPLNVSRSYLQSDPLVKKISAHIVKKIADRLQEEFKKNEEGFKKNWEEISIFVKYGMLTDDKFYEAAKDLVFFKTSNGDVVRLEDYWLKNKEKNGGKVFYANEAETSSVYMDLLKSQGLEAILVDSRIDSHFVQFIESKNSEMKFQRVDSELADGVVDKESASTLVDSENKTEADRVKECFEQTLKRDGLEIKAEPLKAEGVPAVVLLPEHLRRLSEMNLMGGQKPMDLLKNHTLVLNTRSALVKNILALSKGPNPEKAAKLTRTVYDMALLSSKIFGEAEFAEYLKRTTETLEELSAS is encoded by the coding sequence ATGAGCGAAGAAATCAAAGGAAGAATTTCCGTAGAAACGGAGAACATATTTCCAATCATCAAGAAATGGTTGTATTCCGAAAAAGACATATTCATTAGAGAACTCGTGTCCAACGCAAGCGACGCGATTACTAAGTTAAGAAAAATTTCACTTTCCGAGGAATTCGAGGGCGGCACCGATTATAGAATCGATCTCGATTTTGATCAGGAAAAAAGAACTCTTACGATCGAAGACAACGGAATCGGAATGAGTTCCGAAGAGGTTCAGAAATACATCAATCAAATCGCATTCTCCAGCGCCGAAGAATTTGTCAAAAAATTTCAAGGTGAAGGTGGCAAACCCGAGATCATCGGTCACTTCGGTTTGGGATTTTATTCTTGTTTTATGGTTTCTTCGAAGGTGATTATCGAAACCAAGTCCTACAAAAACGGATCGACGGGAGTCGTTTGGGAAAGCGAATCGGGAACCGACTTTTCTCTTCGCGCTTCCGATAAGGCGACTCGTGGGACCAAGATTACGCTTCATCTCGACGGAGATTCCGGAGAATATCTGGATCAGTGGAAGTTAAAGGAACTGATTCGTAAATATTGCGATTTTCTTCCCGTTTCCATCTATGTAAAAACCGAACAAGCAAATAAACAAACTCCCCTCTGGTCGGAGACTCCGGCTTCCGTAACAAAAGAAAAATACGAAGAGTTTTACAACTACCTCTTTCCGTTTTCGGGAGAACCTCTCTTCCACGTACATCTCAACGTGGACTATCCGTTTCGTTTACAGGGAATATTATATTTTCCTAAACTAAAACACGAGCTCGACGTAAATCAATCCGGGATTAAACTCTATTGTAATCACGTTTTTGTAAGCGACGACGCGAACGAATTGGTGCCTAAGTTTTTAACGGTTCTCAAAGGAACGATCGATATCCCCGATCTTCCCCTCAACGTTTCGAGATCTTATCTTCAGAGCGATCCTCTTGTAAAAAAAATATCGGCGCATATCGTAAAAAAAATCGCGGATCGCCTTCAAGAGGAATTCAAAAAGAACGAAGAAGGATTCAAAAAGAATTGGGAAGAGATTTCAATTTTTGTAAAATACGGAATGCTTACGGACGACAAATTCTACGAAGCCGCAAAGGATCTTGTATTCTTTAAAACTTCGAACGGAGACGTGGTTCGTCTCGAAGACTATTGGTTGAAGAATAAAGAAAAGAACGGAGGAAAGGTGTTCTACGCAAACGAAGCCGAAACTTCTTCCGTTTATATGGATCTTCTCAAGTCTCAGGGTCTGGAAGCGATTCTCGTAGATTCCAGGATCGATTCTCACTTTGTCCAATTTATCGAATCGAAAAATTCCGAGATGAAGTTTCAAAGAGTGGATTCCGAACTCGCTGACGGAGTCGTGGACAAGGAAAGCGCTTCCACTTTAGTCGATTCCGAAAACAAAACCGAAGCGGATCGTGTGAAAGAATGTTTTGAACAGACCCTCAAACGCGACGGATTGGAAATCAAGGCAGAACCTCTCAAGGCGGAGGGAGTTCCTGCGGTTGTTCTTCTTCCAGAACACCTGCGACGTCTGAGCGAGATGAATCTGATGGGCGGTCAAAAGCCGATGGATCTTCTAAAAAATCATACGCTTGTTCTCAACACACGTTCGGCTTTGGTGAAAAACATTCTCGCGCTTTCGAAAGGACCTAACCCCGAAAAGGCGGCAAAACTGACTCGTACCGTTTACGATATGGCCCTTCTTTCTTCGAAAATTTTCGGAGAAGCGGAGTTTGCAGAGTATCTCAAAAGGACGACGGAAACCTTAGAGGAGCTTAGCGCCTCTTAA
- a CDS encoding STAS domain-containing protein, whose translation MSQLNIKTKETSAGIYVYSLDGRLDESSFSDFKNEIIDPPHPDVVILNLAELKYISSSGIRAIFELRNKLSNESKKLLLTEASDKVIQIFNLLGLWKPFTHLESEAEAIEVAKK comes from the coding sequence ATGAGTCAATTGAACATCAAAACAAAAGAGACATCTGCGGGAATTTACGTTTATTCACTCGATGGGAGACTGGACGAAAGCAGCTTTTCAGATTTTAAAAATGAAATCATCGATCCTCCGCATCCGGACGTCGTGATTCTCAACCTCGCCGAATTAAAATATATTTCCAGCTCCGGAATCCGAGCCATCTTCGAACTCAGAAACAAACTTTCAAACGAAAGTAAAAAACTGCTTCTGACCGAGGCTTCCGATAAGGTCATTCAGATCTTCAACCTTCTGGGTTTATGGAAACCTTTCACACATCTGGAATCCGAAGCGGAAGCGATTGAAGTCGCCAAAAAATAA